A region of Ictalurus furcatus strain D&B chromosome 1, Billie_1.0, whole genome shotgun sequence DNA encodes the following proteins:
- the LOC128605496 gene encoding C-C chemokine receptor type 5-like gives MHDNKGNVFFSSTAEDYSDYNQIQNGDNFQLCNNNNIMTFSQVILPYLYSIVFIVGFIGNGLVLCVLVKYHNRSNVTDVCLFNLALSDLLFLISLPFWAHYAAISEWAFGGFMCHAVTALYMLGFYGSIFFMILMTVDRYAVIVHAHNSLFSKHRSVRAGIAVAFFMWALSLGASLPTIIFSKVKNESDGSTCKVEYPQGTAWESFSYIELNIVSLIFPLLVMVFCYSRIMPVLMAMKSQKKHKAVKLILVLIIIFFLFWTPYNIVIFLKLLQHLGYMSTCQWEQDLHMAMQWVETIAFSHCCLNPIIYAFLGQKFRNLVLKILKEWFPVCFGQCTTIVSEFSDRRSSMYSRSSEISTTKIM, from the coding sequence ATGCATGATAACAaaggcaatgtttttttttcttcaacagcTGAAGACTACTCTGACTATAATCAAATCCAAAATGGAGACAACTTCCAGctctgcaacaacaacaatataatgACCTTCAGCCAAGTCATCCTTCCTTACCTCTACAGCATTGTCTTCATTGTGGGATTTATTGGCAATGGCCTGGTGTTGTGTGTCCTTGTCAAGTACCACAACAGGTCAAATGTGACAGATGTGTGTCTCTTCAACCTGGCCCTTTCAGACCTCCTCTTCCTGATCTCATTGCCTTTCTGGGCTCACTATGCCGCCATCTCTGAGTGGGCTTTCGGAGGCTTCATGTGTCATGCAGTGACAGCGCTCTACATGCTGGGATTCTATGGAAGTATCTTCTTCATGATCCTCATGACTGTAGACCGCTATGCCGTCATTGTCCATGCCCATAACTCTCTCTTCTCCAAGCACCGGTCTGTCAGAGCTGGCATAGCTGTGGCTTTCTTTATGTGGGCACTTAGCTTGGGAGCTTCTCTGCCAACCATCATTTTCTCCAAAGTGAAGAATGAATCAGATGGTAGTACATGCAAGGTGGAATATCCACAAGGGACAGCATGGGAGTCCTTCTCTTACATTGAGCTGAACATCGTCAGCTTGATTTTTCCTCTCTTGGTGATGGTGTTTTGCTACTCGCGTATCATGCCAGTCTTAATGGCCATGAAGTCTCAGAAGAAACACAAAGCTGTCAAGCTCATCCTTGTCTTGAtcattattttcttcctcttctggaCGCCCTACAACATCGTCATCTTCCTGAAGCTCCTGCAACACTTGGGCTACATGAGCACCTGTCAGTGGGAACAGGACCTGCACATGGCTATGCAGTGGGTGGAAACCATAGCGTTCAGTCACTGCTGCCTCAACCCCATAATCTACGCCTTTCTGGGGCAGAAATTCAGAAATTTAGTTCTCAAGATTCTGAAAGAGTGGTTTCCTGTTTGCTTTGGTCAGTGCACAACAATTGTCAGTGAGTTCTCAGACAGAAGGAGCTCTATGTACTCACGCTCCTCAGAGATATCCACGACAAAGATTATGTAG
- the LOC128605477 gene encoding C-C chemokine receptor type 5-like: protein MAMTYSNNTTYSNSTPEDYSEYNLIQDSDSRFQLCNNNNVMAFSQVILPYLYSIVFIVGFIGNGLVLCVLVKYHNRSNVTDVCLFNLALSDLLFLISLPFWAHYAAIFEWTFGRFMCRAVTALYMLGFYGSIFFMILMTVDRYAVIVHAHNSLFSKHRSVRAGIAVAFFMWALSLGASLPTIIFSKVKNESDGSTCKVEYPQGTAWESFSYIELNIVSLIFPLLVMVLCYSRIIPVLMAMKSQKKHKAVKLILVLIIIFFLFWTPYNIVIFLKFLHKLGYMNTCQWEQDLHMAMQWVETIAFSHCCLNPIIYAFVGQKFRNLVLKILKEWFPVCFGQCTTIVSEFSDRRSSIYSRSSEISTTKIM from the exons ATGGCTATGACATACTCCAATAATACGACGTACTCCAACAGTACAC ctGAAGACTACTCTGAATATAATCTAATCCAAGATTCAGATTCCCGATTCCAGctctgcaacaacaacaatgtaatGGCCTTCAGCCAAGTCATCCTTCCTTACCTCTACAGCATTGTCTTCATTGTGGGATTTATTGGCAATGGCCTGGTGTTGTGTGTCCTTGTCAAGTACCACAACAGGTCAAATGTGACAGATGTGTGTCTCTTCAACCTGGCCCTTTCAGACCTCCTCTTCCTGATCTCATTGCCTTTCTGGGCTCACTATGCTGCCATCTTTGAGTGGACTTTCGGGAGGTTCATGTGTCGTGCAGTGACAGCGCTCTACATGCTGGGATTCTATGGAAGTATCTTCTTCATGATCCTCATGACTGTAGACCGCTATGCCGTCATTGTCCATGCCCATAACTCTCTCTTCTCCAAGCACCGGTCTGTCAGAGCTGGCATAGCTGTGGCTTTCTTTATGTGGGCACTTAGCTTGGGAGCTTCTCTGCCAACCATCATTTTCTCTAAAGTGAAGAATGAATCAGATGGTAGTACATGCAAGGTGGAATATCCACAAGGGACAGCATGGGAGTCCTTCTCTTACATTGAGCTGAACATCGTCAGCTTGATTTTTCCTCTCTTGGTGATGGTGTTGTGCTACTCGCGTATCATCCCCGTCTTAATGGCCATGAAGTCTCAGAAGAAACACAAAGCTGTCAAGCTCATCCTTGTCTTGATAattattttcttcctcttctggaCGCCCTATAACATCGTCATCTTCCTGAAGTTCCTGCACAAATTGGGCTACATGAACACCTGTCAGTGGGAACAGGACCTGCACATGGCTATGCAGTGGGTGGAAACCATAGCGTTCAGTCACTGCTGCCTCAACCCCATAATCTACGCCTTTGTGGGGCAGAAATTCAGAAATTTAGTTCTCAAGATTCTGAAAGAGTGGTTTCCTGTTTGCTTTGGTCAGTGCACAACAATCGTCAGTGAGTTCTCAGACAGAAGGAGCTCTATTTACTCACGCTCCTCAGAGATATCCACGACAAAGATTATGTAG
- the si:cabz01093077.1 gene encoding C-C chemokine receptor type 4: MEQTGTTERMTTMDTTMNFNSTDNYYDYTEPCSHESALNLTFMVTIFYLVFALGLLGNGMILWMLLKIMRIKTMTDVCLLNLAISDLITVLSLPSWALYFQKNLLNSNAMCKLMVGTYQLGFYSGILFVMLMSLDRYMAIVHAVASLGTRTLRYAITASLVIWTISFSAALPGALFHNMIKDVDNNTQCDWDVKDGSVRTWKLFLNFSQNTVGLFVSLPVTIYCYVRILLVLRRTKNSKRGRAMKLIFAIVAVFVVFWVPYNIAVFLKTLQDLEIGDTCQSNQQVSITLNVTETIALTHCCVNPVIYAFVGEKFRKCLAREFSKWLLCAKFYKPASTYSKTSENETSNTPV; this comes from the exons ATGGAGCAAACTGGAACCACAGAAAG AATGACCACTATGGACACCACTATGAACTTTAATAGCACTgataattattatgattacaCAGAGCCTTGCTCTCATGAGTCTGCGTTGAACCTGACGTTCATGGTTACCATCTTCTACCTGGTATTTGCCCTTGGACTTCTGGGTAATGGTATGATTTTGTGGATGTTGCTGAAGATCATGCGCATAAAAACCATGACAGATGTGTGCCTGCTAAACCTGGCAATTTCTGACCTGATCACCGTGCTCTCACTGCCTTCGTGGGCGCTTTACTTCCAGAAGAATTTACTTAATTCTAATGCCATGTGCAAACTCATGGTTGGTACCTATCAACTGGGCTTCTACAGTGGCATACTTTTTGTGATGCTGATGAGCCTTGACCGCTACATGGCCATCGTCCACGCAGTGGCATCTTTAGGAACACGGACTTTGCGTTACGCCATTACTGCTAGCCTTGTCATCTGGACCATCTCTTTCTCCGCTGCACTCCCAGGGGCCCTTTTCCACAACATGATCAAAGATGTGGATAACAACACACAGTGTGATTGGGATGTCAAAGATGGATCAGTCAGGACGTGGAAGCTGTTCCTTAATTTTAGCCAAAATACAGTAGGGCTCTTTGTCTCACTGCCTGTCACAATCTACTGCTATGTCAGAATCCTCCTAGTGCTAAGGAGAACAAAGAACTCCAAGCGAGGACGAGCCATGAAGTTAATTTTCGCCATTGTTGCCGTCTTCGTGGTCTTCTGGGTACCATACAACATAGCCGTATTTCTGAAGACCCTGCAGGACTTGGAAATTGGTGATACCTGTCAGAGCAATCAACAGGTATCTATCACCCTGAATGTGACTGAGACCATTGCATTAACCCACTGTTGTGTGAATCCTGTAATCTATGCTTTTGTTGGAGAAAAATTCAGGAAATGTCTGGCCAGAGAGTTTTCAAAATGGCTACTTTGTGCAAAGTTTTACAAACCAGCATCGACGTATTCGAAAACCTCAGAAAATGAGACATCCAACACACCTGTATAA